A single region of the Zingiber officinale cultivar Zhangliang unplaced genomic scaffold, Zo_v1.1 ctg200, whole genome shotgun sequence genome encodes:
- the LOC122036720 gene encoding aluminum-activated malate transporter 10-like, whose amino-acid sequence MAMATSAKEVQDGLEWRVRVPQGSLAVVVESQPDWVDRAWAWLTGIVLAVVSKAVGFGRKAWSVGSDDPRRVVHGVKVGTGLTLVSLFYYTRPLYDGVGGWAMWAVMTVVVVFEYTVGGCLCKGFNRSIATSTAGFLAVGIHWAASKAGEKAEPVILSASVFILASAATFSRFIPAIKARFDYGITIFILTFSLVAVSGYRVDQLLFLAQERVYTISIGVGICLIVCILVCPVWAGQELHLLVSGNLVKLADSLQGLVEECFMEDEAEEGKELPTAKSQGYKCVLNSKATEDSQANLAKWEPGHGRFRFRHPWSQYLKVAAAMRYCAYCMEAFNGCISSEIKAPEDVKSHLRGASIKLSLDSSNVLKELSSSIMSMKESRSIHCLVVEMKNGVQELQVALRSLPTDHVKKHRATLSLMEAMPLVTAASLLIEVSERVESVVEAVGVLARLASFEPSLDRKKASSYSSVVPQDESVRPQPQEV is encoded by the exons ATGGCTATGGCTACTTCTGCGAAGGAAGTGCAGGACGGTTTGGAATGGCGGGTGAGGGTGCCTCAAGGCTCATTGGCTGTGGTGGTCGAGTCTCAGCCCGATTGGGTCGACCGAGCATGGGCTTGGTTGACCGGGATCGTGCTGGCTGTCGTATCGAAGGCGGTCGGGTTCGGGAGGAAGGCTTGGTCGGTCGGCTCCGACGATCCCCGGAGAGTGGTGCATGGCGTCAAGGTGGGGACTGGACTCACGTTAGTGTCGTTGTTCTACTACACGAGGCCACTCTACGATGGCGTGGGAGGGTGGGCTATGTGGGCGGTCATGACCGTCGTGGTGGTCTTCGAATACACCGTCGGTGGATGCCTGTGCAAAGGATTCAACCGATCAATCGCGACGTCGACCGCCGGATTCCTCGCCGTCGGCATCCACTGGGCCGCGAGTAAAGCAGGGGAGAAAGCAGAGCCTGTCATCTTGAGTGCCTCCGTGTTCATCCTCG CTTCGGCCGCCACATTTTCTAGATTCATTCCGGCGATCAAAGCCCGGTTCGACTACGGCATCACCATCTTCATCCTCACCTTCAGCTTGGTGGCCGTCTCCGGGTACCGAGTCGACCAACTGCTCTTTCTCGCGCAGGAGCGCGTGTACACCATCAGCATCGGCGTCGGCATTTGCCTCATTGTCTGCATCCTCGTTTGCCCTGTTTGGGCCGGCCAAGAACTCCATCTCCTCGTCTCCGGCAACCTGGTGAAGCTCGCAGATTCCCTACAAGGCCTAGTGGAAGAGTGTTTCATGGAGGACGAGGCCGAGGAAGGAAAGGAGCTGCCCACCGCGAAGTCGCAGGGCTACAAGTGTGTCCTCAACTCGAAAGCGACCGAAGATTCTCAGGCCAATTTGGCAAAGTGGGAGCCCGGGCATGGCCGGTTTAGGTTTCGGCATCCATGGAGTCAGTACCTCAAGGTGGCAGCCGCCATGAGGTATTGTGCATATTGCATGGAGGCCTTCAATGGCTGCATCTCCTCTGAGATCAAG GCGCCGGAGGACGTGAAGAGCCATCTGCGCGGCGCCAGCATCAAACTGAGCTTGGACTCATCGAACGTCTTGAAGGAGCTATCAAGCTCCATCATGTCGATGAAAGAGTCTCGAAGCATCCACTGCTTGGTTGTCGAGATGAAGAACGGAGTGCAAGAGTTGCAAGTTGCTCTCAGGTCACTCCCCACTGACCATGTGAAGAAGCATAGAGCGACATTGTCACTGATGGAGGCCATGCCGCTCGTCACGGCAGCTTCCCTGCTGATCGAGGTCTCCGAACGGGTTGAGAGTGTCGTCGAGGCAGTAGGCGTGCTCGCGCGCCTCGCGAGCTTTGAGCCGAGCCTCGACAGGAAGAAGGCTTCCTCCTACTCCTCCGTAGTCCCCCAAGATGAGTCAGTGAGGCCTCAACCTCAAGAGGTTTAG
- the LOC122036719 gene encoding F-box protein At4g00755-like isoform X3 has protein sequence MENRWDFLQWLGPDASTSVFTRLDEPADLVRASAVSRSWRRFGKTDCIDLGIFASSTDDEPFESIQNTLVANEIVGGLPSYWSSGGQNDTAVPETLTYRLISDFCVVDEIKIQPFKAFFQDGHPIYSSKFVRFRFGSRSRKAISAYTNKSLQLDHSEKYNWTYVSPKFAMIQENVLQSFKLPHPVVCIGGILQIELMERVQRQAADGLFYICVCHVEAIGRSLSPPFQVINLLTPGSMALWYLRRSCV, from the exons ATGGAGAATCGCTGGGATTTCTTACAATGGCTGGGACCGGATGCGTCTACCTCCGTGTTTACGAGGTTAGATGAACCGGCGGATCTGGTGCGGGCTAGTGCCGTGTCGCGATCGTGGCGTCGGTTCG GTAAAACGGATTGCATTGATCTGGGGATATTTGCTTCCAGCACTGATGATGAACCATTTGAAAGCATTCAGAATACTTTGGTGGCAAATGAGATAGTAGGTGGCCTTCCTTCATATTGGTCAAGTGGTGGACAAAATGATACTGCAGTGCCTGAAACTCTTACCTACAGATTGATCTCTGACTTCTGTGTTGTGGACGAAATAAAAATCCAGCCATTTAAAG CTTTCTTCCAGGATGGCCATCCCATATATTCCTCAAAATTTGTTCGGTTTCGTTTTGGTTCTAGATCAAGAAAAGCTATCAGTGCATACACCAACAAATCTCTACAGTTAGATCATAGTGAGAAGTACAACTGGACATATGTTTCTCCCAAATTTGCAATGATACAG GAAAATGTATTGCAATCTTTCAAACTTCCGCATCCAGTCGTCTGCATTGGTGGAATCTTGCAGATTGAACTGATGGAAAGGGTCCAGAGGCAAGCAGCAGATGGTCTGTTTTACATATG CGTGTGCCATGTCGAAGCAATTGGAAGATCGCTTTCGCCTCCCTTCCAAGTTATTAATCTTCTCACTCCTGGGAGTATGGCACTATGGTACCTGCGGAGAAGTTGTGTATGA
- the LOC122036721 gene encoding DNA-directed RNA polymerase III subunit RPC10-like, which produces MEFCASCGNLLQIQPGIGQRVRFYCPTCPYVCTAINKIVRRQRLVKKELDPIFSGADAMKFASKTQTTCPRCHHGEAYFRQMQIRSADEPMSTFYQCCNDICNHQWRED; this is translated from the exons ATGGAGTTCTGCGCAAGCTGCGGGAATCTGCTGCAGATCCAACCGGGGATTGGCCAGAGGGTTCGCTTCTATTGCCCCACTTGCCCCTACGTTTGCACCGCCATCAATAAG ATTGTACGGAGGCAACGATTGGTGAAGAAGGAGTTGGACCCCATCTTCAGCGGAGCCGACGCCATGAAGTTTGCCTCTAAAACCCAAA CAACGTGCCCAAGATGCCATCACGGAGAGGCGTACTTCAGGCAAATGCAAATTCGATCGGCCGACGAACCAATGTCGACATTCTACCAGTGTTGCAATGACATATGCAACCATCAATGGCGAGAAGACTAG
- the LOC122036719 gene encoding F-box protein At4g00755-like isoform X2 yields MENRWDFLQWLGPDASTSVFTRLDEPADLVRASAVSRSWRRFVVEHGLSRSLCTRKFPEVLNFSNVINESNADVECSSSYDWTSLEKSTDDEPFESIQNTLVANEIVGGLPSYWSSGGQNDTAVPETLTYRLISDFCVVDEIKIQPFKAFFQDGHPIYSSKFVRFRFGSRSRKAISAYTNKSLQLDHSEKYNWTYVSPKFAMIQENVLQSFKLPHPVVCIGGILQIELMERVQRQAADGLFYICVCHVEAIGRSLSPPFQVINLLTPGSMALWYLRRSCV; encoded by the exons ATGGAGAATCGCTGGGATTTCTTACAATGGCTGGGACCGGATGCGTCTACCTCCGTGTTTACGAGGTTAGATGAACCGGCGGATCTGGTGCGGGCTAGTGCCGTGTCGCGATCGTGGCGTCGGTTCG TTGTAGAACATGGTCTTAGTAGGAGTTTGTGTACAAGAAAGTTTCCTGAGGTATTAAACTTCTCCAATGTCATTAACGAAAGCAATGCGGATGTGGAGTGTAGCAGTTCATATGATTGGACAAGCCTGGAGAAAAG CACTGATGATGAACCATTTGAAAGCATTCAGAATACTTTGGTGGCAAATGAGATAGTAGGTGGCCTTCCTTCATATTGGTCAAGTGGTGGACAAAATGATACTGCAGTGCCTGAAACTCTTACCTACAGATTGATCTCTGACTTCTGTGTTGTGGACGAAATAAAAATCCAGCCATTTAAAG CTTTCTTCCAGGATGGCCATCCCATATATTCCTCAAAATTTGTTCGGTTTCGTTTTGGTTCTAGATCAAGAAAAGCTATCAGTGCATACACCAACAAATCTCTACAGTTAGATCATAGTGAGAAGTACAACTGGACATATGTTTCTCCCAAATTTGCAATGATACAG GAAAATGTATTGCAATCTTTCAAACTTCCGCATCCAGTCGTCTGCATTGGTGGAATCTTGCAGATTGAACTGATGGAAAGGGTCCAGAGGCAAGCAGCAGATGGTCTGTTTTACATATG CGTGTGCCATGTCGAAGCAATTGGAAGATCGCTTTCGCCTCCCTTCCAAGTTATTAATCTTCTCACTCCTGGGAGTATGGCACTATGGTACCTGCGGAGAAGTTGTGTATGA
- the LOC122036728 gene encoding heavy metal-associated isoprenylated plant protein 39-like has protein sequence MREIVFRPTPSLIHFVSNFSYIARLAFFSLSIARQDMKKIVVRVDVPDDKEKAKAMQKVSTLQGIESISVDMKDRKMTVIGDVDAIDVVGKLRKGWPTEIVTVGPKEELKDEETKKKEEEKKKKEEEEKQKETEKMIKQILSENYCNPCMPPQHKNCYPYVPIEYCDEIAEANPNVCVVM, from the exons ATGAGAGAAATTGTATTTAGACCCACTCCATCTCTCATCCACTTCGTCTCTAACTTCTCGTACATTGCTCGACTAGCATTTTTTTCCTTGTCTATTGCGAGACAAGATATGAAG AAAATCGTGGTGAGGGTGGATGTGCCCGATGACAAGGAGAAGGCAAAGGCAATGCAAAAAGTCTCTACTCTTCAAG GGATCGAGTCCATTTCCGTTGACATGAAAGATAGGAAGATGACCGTGATCGGAGACGTTGATGCCATTGATGTCGTGGGCAAGTTGAGAAAAGGGTGGCCGACCGAGATAGTCACGGTCGGACCAAAGGAAGAACTGAAAGACGAGgaaacaaagaagaaagaagaggagaaaaagaagaaagaagaagaggagaagcaaaaAGAGACTGAAAagatgatcaaacaaatcctttcGGAAAACTATTGTAACCCGTGCATGCCGCCTCAACATAAGAATTGTTACCCTTACGTGCCCATCGAATACTGTGATGAAATTGCGGAAGCGAATCCAAACGTTTGTGTGGTCATGTAA
- the LOC122036719 gene encoding F-box protein At4g00755-like isoform X1 has translation MENRWDFLQWLGPDASTSVFTRLDEPADLVRASAVSRSWRRFVVEHGLSRSLCTRKFPEVLNFSNVINESNADVECSSSYDWTSLEKRHILYSLLCHLISSPEGKTDCIDLGIFASSTDDEPFESIQNTLVANEIVGGLPSYWSSGGQNDTAVPETLTYRLISDFCVVDEIKIQPFKAFFQDGHPIYSSKFVRFRFGSRSRKAISAYTNKSLQLDHSEKYNWTYVSPKFAMIQENVLQSFKLPHPVVCIGGILQIELMERVQRQAADGLFYICVCHVEAIGRSLSPPFQVINLLTPGSMALWYLRRSCV, from the exons ATGGAGAATCGCTGGGATTTCTTACAATGGCTGGGACCGGATGCGTCTACCTCCGTGTTTACGAGGTTAGATGAACCGGCGGATCTGGTGCGGGCTAGTGCCGTGTCGCGATCGTGGCGTCGGTTCG TTGTAGAACATGGTCTTAGTAGGAGTTTGTGTACAAGAAAGTTTCCTGAGGTATTAAACTTCTCCAATGTCATTAACGAAAGCAATGCGGATGTGGAGTGTAGCAGTTCATATGATTGGACAAGCCTGGAGAAAAGGCACATATTATATTCCCTTTTATGTCATTTAATTTCTTCTCCTGAAGGTAAAACGGATTGCATTGATCTGGGGATATTTGCTTCCAGCACTGATGATGAACCATTTGAAAGCATTCAGAATACTTTGGTGGCAAATGAGATAGTAGGTGGCCTTCCTTCATATTGGTCAAGTGGTGGACAAAATGATACTGCAGTGCCTGAAACTCTTACCTACAGATTGATCTCTGACTTCTGTGTTGTGGACGAAATAAAAATCCAGCCATTTAAAG CTTTCTTCCAGGATGGCCATCCCATATATTCCTCAAAATTTGTTCGGTTTCGTTTTGGTTCTAGATCAAGAAAAGCTATCAGTGCATACACCAACAAATCTCTACAGTTAGATCATAGTGAGAAGTACAACTGGACATATGTTTCTCCCAAATTTGCAATGATACAG GAAAATGTATTGCAATCTTTCAAACTTCCGCATCCAGTCGTCTGCATTGGTGGAATCTTGCAGATTGAACTGATGGAAAGGGTCCAGAGGCAAGCAGCAGATGGTCTGTTTTACATATG CGTGTGCCATGTCGAAGCAATTGGAAGATCGCTTTCGCCTCCCTTCCAAGTTATTAATCTTCTCACTCCTGGGAGTATGGCACTATGGTACCTGCGGAGAAGTTGTGTATGA